In Artemia franciscana chromosome 8, ASM3288406v1, whole genome shotgun sequence, a genomic segment contains:
- the LOC136030599 gene encoding uncharacterized protein LOC136030599, with the protein MGCYDHIFSLRQILEHRLIHQQETIQVFIDFVTAFDLVKRIAIWDAMRDDGVPKKIVCLIKAYYVGTRAFIRADGEISKEISIDKGVQQGCALNFVIDQIMKTLDKYKGVTISPALSITDLDYANDVDILAESIIESQLMIGDIAARSLATGLKISQSKTKSMRNSGLDETRITLNGIPIEDVQNFKYLGSLINPKGEALNKIQSRISAAWAAFIQLRKCLWLRNEISLQTKLWIYNALVLSVLLYGCKIWPLRAGEANNLNVFHHKCLCCILGLRLSDRVSNDVIRRRCGDIPLVSDVVKARRQPNDLFSKQCLKCQPLGHWKKKPGGQKKTWLSTVRANLKPMGGFKKHRHQWNRQWIQLIEPVAFEREQWRDECQQILDAMMGLDKAQT; encoded by the coding sequence ATGGGATGCTACGATCATATTTTTAGCCTGAGACAGATCCTGGAACACCGCCTTATACACCAGCAGGAAACAATACAAGTCTTTATCGACTTTGTAACGGCTTTTGACTTGGTAAAGAGAATTGCCATCTGGGATGCAATGAGGGATGATGGAGTGCCCAAAAAGATAGTCTGTTTGATTAAGGCTTATTACGTGGGAACGAGGGCATTTATAAGAGCTGACGGAGAaatctcaaaagaaatatcaattgaCAAAGGAGTGCAACAGGGTTGTGCCCTAAACTTTGTCATTGACCAGATCATGAAGACTCTTGACAAATACAAAGGTGTGACAATCAGTCCAGCACTATCAATAACAGACCTTGATTACGCCAATGATGTGGATATCTTGGCTGAGTCGATAATAGAATCACAGCTCATGATAGGCGACATTGCTGCTAGATCCCTTGCTACTGGACTAAAGATCAgccaatcaaaaacaaaatcgaTGCGCAACTCTGGGCTGGATGAAACTCGAATCACATTGAATGGCATCCCAATCGAGGACGTccagaatttcaaatatctaggcTCCCTAATAAATCCCAAGGGCGAAGCTCTAAACAAAATACAAAGCCGCATCTCCGCAGCCTGGGCAGCATTCATCCAGCTTCGGAAGTGCCTCTGGTTGCGAAATGAAATCTCCCTTCAAACAAAGCTCTGGATATATAACGCTTTGGTCCTCTCTGTGCTTCTTTATGGTTGCAAAATTTGGCCCCTCAGAGCTGGGGAAGCTAATAACCTGAATGTCTTCCACCACAAGTGTCTTTGCTGTATTCTTGGCCTGCGTCTCTCTGACCGCGTCTCTAATGATGTCATCAGAAGAAGATGTGGTGATATACCACTTGTCTCTGATGTTGTGAAAGCGAGACGCCAACCGAATGACTTGTTCAGCAAACAGTGCTTGAAATGCCAACCCCTTGGGCACTGGAAGAAGAAGCCTGGAGgacaaaaaaagacatggttatCAACAGTTAGAGCCAACCTCAAGCCAATGGGAGGTTTCAAGAAGCACAGGCACCAATGGAATAGACAATGGATCCAGTTGATTGAGCCAGTAGCATTTGAAAGAGAGCAATGGAGAGATGAATGTCAACAAATTCTGGATGCCATGATGGGCCTGGACAAGGCTCAAACATGa
- the LOC136030597 gene encoding uncharacterized protein LOC136030597 produces MRANLATAFPALSDGSRLATSSKSELATILSSRHGLNIGCWNLCSIKCSLTQAFVAEEFYLYNLDILCVSETRLNGQTTLDLIAPSGKKAILFNSGPMDGSGLAGVGIIMTPKIASGLLDYEAVSDRIVMACLKGQSNNLTKLSVYAPIRDAPDHLKDKFYADLQLTLNKIPRKDILVIGGDFNARIGTRLNDSEWAIGSQGLGNYRINGVRLIMFAMLNSLSVANAWFKHKPCHTYTRRSRDGRTRAQIDYSLVSRRWKSMIKDSRVYRGADTGSKSGSDHLLLKSKVRSRLSSKKVSAPRCILDTAKLKLPEIKETFMLELTNRFTALQDNDREFKTNQAISETETSAMTEHENFNPLLNIEKRWIKFRNQVKEAATKTLGVRDKKPKRWISQKTIELSLRKKQMTDKHSASFKALCKECHKSAKADKQAYWSNVACEMEKAAARNDSRKLYQLLGESTGKKKQRSTPTLLSKDNKLLTSKEDRIERWRAHFQELLHQPENDHSQPIPSHSSSESPSLYEAISPLQAEKKLFMP; encoded by the coding sequence ATGAGAGCGAATTTGGCTACGGCATTCCCGGCATTAAGCGATGGGTCAAGGCTGGCGACCTCGTCAAAAAGTGAGCTAGCTACCATACTATCAAGCAGACATGGCCTGAATATCGGCTGCTGGAACCTCTGTTCCATCAAATGTTCACTAACACAAGCCTTTGTAgctgaagaattttatttatataacctGGACATACTCTGTGTTTCAGAGACAAGATTAAATGGACAAACGACACTTGACCTGATAGCCCCTTCGGGTAAAAAAGCCATACTATTCAATTCTGGCCCAATGGATGGATCCGGCCTCGCAGGAGTGGGAATAATCATGACACCCAAGATCGCATCGGGACTCCTTGACTATGAAGCAGTGTCTGACAGAATTGTGATGGCCTGTTTAAAAGGTCAGAGTAATAACCTGACAAAACTATCTGTATATGCCCCTATTCGTGACGCCCCTGACCACTTGAAAGACAAATTCTATGCTGACCTCCAACTGACTCTGAACAAAATTCCTCGTAAGGACATCCTCGTGATCGGTGGTGACTTCAATGCCAGGATTGGCACGAGACTAAACGATTCTGAATGGGCCATTGGCAGCCAAGGTCTGGGCAACTATCGCATCAACGGGGTTAGACTTATCATGTTTGCTATGCTGAATAGTCTCAGTGTGGCTAATGCATGGTTTAAACACAAACCTTGCCACACTTACACTAGAAGATCCCGAGATGGTCGAACCCGCGCCCAAATTGACTATTCACTCGTTTCTCGTCGCTGGAAGTCAATGATTAAAGACTCGAGAGTATACAGAGGGGCGGACACTGGATCAAAAAGTGGATCCGACCATTTATTACTAAAATCGAAAGTTAGATCCAGACTCAGCTCCAAAAAAGTATCTGCACCTAGATGCATCCTAGACACAGCGAAACTCAAACTCCCTGAAATCAAAGAGACCTTTATGCTCGAACTTACAAACCGTTTCACGGCGTTACAAGATAATGACCGAGAATTTAAGACCAATCAAGCAATTTCTGAGACCGAGACAAGTGCCATGACCGAGCATGAAAATTTTAACCCATTACTAAATATAGAAAAGCGCTGGATCAAGTTCCGAAATCAAGTGAAAGAGGCAGCTACAAAAACTCTCGGAGTAAGGGACAAAAAACCCAAAAGATGGATTTCTCAGAAGACAATAGAACTCTCTTTAAGGAAGAAACAAATGACTGATAAACACTCTGCTTCTTTTAAAGCACTCTGCAAAGAATGTCACAAATCTGCTAAGGCAGACAAACAAGCATATTGGTCTAATGTAGCATGTGAAATGGAAAAAGCTGCTGCACGCAATGACTCACGGAAACTCTACCAGCTCCTAGGAGAATCAACCgggaaaaagaagcaaagatcTACCCCCACTCTACTTAGTAAGGACAACAAGCTTCTCACTAGCAAAGAAGATCGCATCGAACGATGGCGTGCTCACTTCCAGGAGCTTCTTCACCAACCCGAAAATGACCACAGCCAACCCATTCCATCCCACAGCAGTTCTGAGTCACCATCCTTGTATGAGGCAATATCGCCCCTCCAAGCAGAGAAGAAATTATTCATGccataa